The window CTACATGATAGCAAATTTCAAGGTTACATCTGCCATGAATTTCCGTCCAGTTGAAGGCGACAAGATTATTAACTTCTTGCACACAACAAAAATTCAAGAGATTAAGGGACTTAAAAATATCAGAATAGCAGAACAAAGTTTCATGTTTTGTAGTGTTGAAGTTCTTTCCAGAAGAGATGGCCAGAGGATGTACTTATCCGGTATGATTGTATTTGTTTAAATTATTAACTTGAATCTTCAACACATATTAATACCATCTTATTTAGCAGATGTCATTGGGGTAGCAAGTTATATAGGGAATATTGAAGAGACGGAGACAACTCATGGGATTTCCAAGATTCGAGATATTGTACTTCGAATTGAGTAAGTACACTTAAATAAAATTGTATGAATAAAATATCATGGCTGCTCATAGTCATGTCTGTTGGAATATACAGGGATCAAAAAGTTAATATTAGACTCTGGGGCAATAAGGTTGACCAAATTGATGAAGATTCTGTGGGACGTGTTGTCATAGTAACATCAACAACGGTTAGAAAATTGAAAGGTTTGTATTTATATCAATCAAGGGTAAGTAGTGTTATGCATGTCTTTTTTGTATTCGAAATTTAATATCAAGTGCTTGCAGAGTACTCGCTGTCATCTACAGGTGCGACCAAAGTATATATCGATTTGGATATCCCTGAAACAACTGAGCTCCAAACGAGGTGCAACCGTTTTTTGCAATAATATGAAGAAATCCTATTTAGTCATGTACATGGATACTTACCTCATGCGAAAataggtattgcttggaagatgatATCATAGAGGAAACAGGGCCGGAAGCCCACTTGCAAGGAACAATTCAAGAACAAATGCTCTATAACAGAAAGACACTAAGAGAAATAACTGAAATTGCATATGAATCTGAAAAAATAGGTATTTATGATTAACTTTTAAATTCTTTTTTCATATGTTTTATGTGCTAATTTAACCTACAATGGACAGGAAAAGTTCTATACTGCAGAAGCAACCATTAAGTCAATTGATACATCAGATGAGTGGTACTACATAGGATGCGGCAAATGTAACAAAAAACTACAAAAAGAAGGGAATCACTTCTACTGTCCAAAATGTGAGAAAGAACCTGAGAAGACATGTCCAAGGTAAATTTGATAATATCTCATGTTTTAGGTAGTAATTTATCCTCCACTTACCAGATGTGTCATTTTGTTACTAGGTACAAACTTAAGCTAGAGATATGTGATCATACTGCAACCACAACTTGCACCATGTTTGAGACAGAAGCAAAAAAACTGATTAAGCAATCTGCAAGATTCTTGATAGATAGGGATGACTGTGATATCCATGAGCAGGCAGAAAATTTTTAGAAAATATGTGGGCAGAGATTGATTTTTCAGTTCAGACTGAATGACTATAATTTCAAGTACGGTTACCAAGATTACACTGTTCATAGAATATTTTTTATGGACTCTGAAGAAGATTCGTCGGTACAACACGTTAATGTTGAACAGGTATCGTCTATTTGTACTACGATGCTCCATAACATTTTGTATATGTGCATGCCATATTTTATAATGAATGTTTATGGAAACTAACTCAATTTGTCATGTTTTTGTAGAACACTGCGAAGGGCACTAAAAAGTCTAGGACTAGGAACACATGTCGCGTTGTACATTCTGATGAAGAATCAAAAGAGGATAGCCAGGAGAAAGATGAATGCAAATTCAAGGAATCTAGCCCCAAAAGAAAGCGTACAATAAGCATTACTGAAGACGAAGATTCCGAAAAAGATGGAACTGAGAATTATTCAAAGACCAGCATAACGCTTACTGGTGTTGATAAGGGATCTAAGAAGAAAGGAATTCA is drawn from Triticum dicoccoides isolate Atlit2015 ecotype Zavitan chromosome 4A, WEW_v2.0, whole genome shotgun sequence and contains these coding sequences:
- the LOC119289025 gene encoding replication protein A 70 kDa DNA-binding subunit C-like, whose protein sequence is MAYDMLDVINNGKDSWKVKVRVIRLWDAINLNNNELISLDMILLDEQGTMIHAKVIKHMVNKFRPLIQEGLVYMIANFKVTSAMNFRPVEGDKIINFLHTTKIQEIKGLKNIRIAEQSFMFCSVEVLSRRDGQRMYLSDVIGVASYIGNIEETETTHGISKIRDIVLRIEDQKVNIRLWGNKVDQIDEDSVGRVVIVTSTTVRKLKEYSLSSTGATKVYIDLDIPETTELQTRYCLEDDIIEETGPEAHLQGTIQEQMLYNRKTLREITEIAYESEKIGKVLYCRSNH